From Campylobacter pinnipediorum subsp. caledonicus:
TGACAGCATTGATAACACCATTTAAAAATAATAAAATAGATGAAGAAACTTATGAAAAACTAATCCTTAGACAGATAAAAAACGGGATAGATGCCGTGGTGCCGGTTGGAACAACTGGAGAAAGTGCAACTCTAACGCATGATGAGCATAGAGTTTGTATAGAAATAGCAGTTAATGTCTGTAAAAATACAAATACAAAAGTATTGGCTGGAGCTGGGAGTAACGCCACGCATGAAGCCATAGATATAGCTCAGTTTGCACAAAAAAATGGAGCTGATGGTATACTTTCTGTAGCACCTTATTATAACAAGCCTATGCAAAATGGATTATACGAACACTATAAAGCTATAGCAAGTAGTATAGATATACCAGTTTTATTGTATAATGTTCCAGGAAGAACAGGCTCTGATATAATGCCTCAAACAGCTCTTAAGCTTTTTAAAGATTGTAAAAATATATATGGCATAAAAGAGGCAACAGGAAAAATAGATAGATGTGTTGATCTGTTAGCACACGAGCCTGATTTGGTAGTAATAAGCGGAGAAGATGCCATAAATTACCCTATTTTAGCAAATGGTGGTAAGGGTGTCATATCTGTAACATCAAATTTATTACCAGATAATATATCTGATTTAACACATTTAGCTTTAGAAGAAAAATTCATACAAGCTAAAAAAATAAATGATATGTTATATGATATTAATAAAATTATGTTTTGTGAAAGCAATCCAATACCAGTAAAAGCAGCTATGTATTTAGCTGGATTAACACCTGTACTTGAATATAGATTGCCATTAACAAAACCAAGTAACGAAAACTTAAAAAATATAGAAAAAATTATGAAAAACTATAATATAAAAGGATTTTAATGTATTTAAAAGATGATTTTCAAAATAAAACTTTAGTAATTAGCGGTGGAACCAGAGGGATAGGAAGATCTATTGTCTTAGAATTTGCAAAAATGGGTGCAAATATTGCTTTTACCTATAACTCAAACGAAGAGCTTGCAAAACAACAAGCATTGGATTTAGAAAAAGAATACAATATAAAAGCTAGAGCTTATGCTTTAAATATACTAGAGCCAGAAATGTATAAAGATTTGTTTTTGAAAATAGATGAAGATTTTGATAGAGTTGATTTTTTTATATCAAACGCAATTATAGCTGGTCGTTCTGTAGCTGGCGGTTATACTAAATTTTTAAAATTAAGACCAAGAGGAATAAACAATATCTTTACAGCAACAGTAAATGCATTTGTTGTTGGAGCTCAAGAAGCGGCAAAAAGAATGCAAAAAGTTGGAGGTGGAAGCATAATATCTCTTTCATCAACTGGGAATTTGGTCTATATACAAAACTATGCTGGACATGGAACAGCAAAAGCAGCTGTTGAAGCCATGGCAAGGTATGCAGCAACAGAACTTGGAGAGCTTAATATAAGAGTAAATATCGTAAGTGGAGGTCCTATAGACACAGATGCTTTAAAAGCATTTACAAACTACGAAGAGGTAAAAGAAGTAACATCAAAACTTAGTCCTTTAAATAGAATGGGCCAGCCTGATGATTTAGCAGGAGCATGTCTATTTTTATGTTCAAGCAAGGCAAGCTGGGTGACAGGACATACATTTGTTATCGATGGAGGAACAACATTTAAATGAGTCTAAATCTGCCAAATTCACTAGCTTTTTTTAGAATACTATTAGCACCGTTGATGTTTTATATACTTATAAATGCACAGTCTAATTTTTCATATGTGCATATAAGTTGGATAAATTATTTTGCTGGGCTTATTTTTGTTATAGCTAGTGTAACAGACTTTTTTGATGGATATATAGCAAGAGCATGGGACCAAAAAACAAAACTTGGTGCCATACTTGATCCATTGGCTGATAAAATGCTTATATTGGCAGCTTTCTTAGGTCTTATGATGATACAAAGAGCAAATCCTTGGGCTGTATATATAATACTAGTAAGGGAGTTTTTTATAACTGGTTTTAGAGTTGTTGTTGCAAGTGAGGGTTTAAATGTTTCGGCCTCTATAGCTGGAAAAATAAAAACAGTTTTTCAAATGATAGCCATAGGATGGCTTGTAATGCAATGGTCATTTTCAGATGCATTGCTTTGGTTGTCAGTAATTTTAACACTATATTCAGGTCTTGAATATATTATAACTTACATAAAAGCAAGATAAGAAAAACCTTAAATTATAAACTTTCTTTATCAACAGATACGGCGCTAGTTTTAAGCTCCTTTAGCTCATAAAACAGATAATAATATATTAATTCATCTGGATTCAAGCTTTTATTAACAAACACAGGTTCAATCATATTCATAATCTTATCGGACAAACTGGCAACCTCGACCAATAAAAGTTCATCTGATCTATTTTTTGCAACCTTAATACAATTAGAAAATAAAGAAAAAATAGACTCAAATTCGTTTAAAACAACATTTGAAACTATCTTTGAGTCATTATAGACTATTTTATTTAATTTATCTTTTAGGTCAACTAAAGCAACCAATGTTTCTTTTATTTTATTTTTATGCTTTGCTGTATTTTTATAGCCTTTTTTGGAAGAATTGCCATATTCAACAACAAGCAAATCCATCGTTTCTTCTATAAATTCCAAGCTCTGCTTTAAATTTTTATTTATATTTGGATCAACACCATTTTTCTTCATCTTGTGTCTTAAGAGCATTTGGATTTGTTGCAAATAAGAGCTTATACTTTCATAGTAATTTTCATCATTAAAAACTCTTTTAAAAAAAGAACTTTCATTTTGACTTTTTGAGTTTTTGTTTTTTAGATTTTCCATCATATTATTAAACTCAATTACACTTAATTTTGATTTGTTTTCAATATTATCATTATTGATATTTTCAAAAGTGGTAATATATTGTTCTAGCTTTTCTATATCTTTTTTTATAGCAGTAAAATTCATATAAATCTCTTATAAATATTTTTAAAAATATTATACTAAAAATATAAAAAATTTAAAATAAAAAACATTTTAACAAAAATTAAGTATGTAAATATTTATTTAAACCTTATTTTTGGCAGACTTTTTTATATCAAGTCTGCTTAGTTAGCCTGTTAAAAATGCTTAAAAACAAAGAAAATATAAGAAAATCAAAAAAAGTTAAGAACATCGATAAAATCGCTATTTTCAAAAAAAGAAACAAAAAAGATGTTAAAAATGTATAAATGGTGCGCCCGAGAGGATTCGAACCTCTGGCCTTTTGAACCGCAATCAAATGCTCTATCCAGCTGAGCTACGAGCGCAAGAAGTTTAAAGTAAAATACTTATTTTAGATTTGTGATTTTATCAAAATATCCTTAAATTAAACATAGTTTGAATAAATTTATACTTTTTTTAGTGATAACTTGTTAATCTTTAGAGTAAAAATAAATTTAAAAATAATTAAAAAGGATAAAGATGAATAATTTTTTTGACAGCTTAAAAGAGATAAAAAAAGATATGGTAAAAGAGCAAAAATCGACTCAATCAAAAACAATAACAAAAGAAGATGTGATAGCAAAAAAAGAAAAAAAACTAAGAGATGATTTCTTGGCGTATATAAAAGATTGCAATATAAAGAAGATTTAAATCTTGATTCAATCATATAAATTTGAAATTTCCGGCCTAGTTCAAGGTGTTGGATTTAGACCTTTTGTGTATTCATTGGCAATCAAACACAACCTTTTTGGCAATGTATACAACGATGATAGTGGTGTAAAAATCAGTATTTACGGAGATGAAAATAATATAAATTTTTTTGAAAAAGATCTGGTCAAAAAACTACCTCCGCTTGCTAGAATTGATGATATAAAAAAATACAAAATAGATGAAAAATTTGATAAATTTGAAATCATAGAATCTAAACAAGCAAAAAAAATATCACCAATACTTCCTGATTTTGCACTTTGTAAAGATTGTGAAAGAGAATTTTTTGATCCAACAAATCACAGATTTAACTATCCGTTTATAAATTGCACAAACTGTGGCCCTAGATTTAGTATAATACAATCATTACCATATGACAGAAAAAACACAACAATGAGCGTATTTAAAATGTGTAAAACTTGTGAAAGTGAATATACAAACCCTTTAGACAGAAGATATCACGCACAGCCAATTTCTTGCCCCGATTGTGGGCCTAGGTTAATGCTAAAAGATAAAGATAAAAATATATTATCTATAGATGAAAAAGCTATAAAAACAGCATGTGATCTAATAAATAATGGAAAAATACTTGCCATAAAAGGTCTTGGTGGATTTCATTTAGTTTGCAATGCATTTGATGAAAATGTAGTTAATAAATTAAGAGAGAAAAAACATAGGCCTCATAAACCATTTGCGATAATGTCAAAAAATATAGGCTCGGCAAAACAAAATGCTCATATATCAAAAGATGAAGAAGAGCTTTTAACATCAAATTTAAAGCCAATAGTTCTTCTAAAAACAAAAAATGAAACAAAAATAGCAAAAAGTGTAGCTCCAAATTTAAACAAAATAGGATTAATGCTTCCATTTAGCGGAATTCATCTAGCTCTTTTTAAGTATCTAAAATGCGATATAATAGCAACTAGTGCAAATATGTCATCACAACCAGTTATATACAAAGAAGATCAGCTATTAAATTCCTTATCAGATGTTATTGATTTTTATTTAGATCACGATAGAGAGATATTTTTTCCAAGTGATGATAGTATAGGATTTGTAAACAATAAAAAAACATTTTTTATAAGAACATCAAGAGGACTTAATCCAAATTTTATAAGCACAAACTCAAACAAAAAAGGAGTTTTTTTAGCACTTGGAGCTGAGCTTAAAAATCAATTTGCTATATACAACAACGGAACTATAATCATAAGCCCATATATAGGTGATCTGAAAAATGTAGCAACCTTTGATAGATTTTTAGATGTCTTAAACTTATTTCAAAGTACATATGAGCTTAAATTTGATGAAGTTATAGCTGACTTACACCCTCAATTTTTGAACTTAAAATATGCTAAGTCAAAACAATACAAAATAACGCAAATTCAACACCATTATGCACATTTGCTTAGTGTTATTCTTGAAAATAATCTATCTTTGGATAAAAAATATCTTGGATTTTGTTTTGATGGAACTGGTTTTGGGGATGATGGTAAGATTTGGGGTGGCGAAGTTTTTGAAATAAATGGCAAAAATTACAATAGACTCTATCATTTTGATGAATTTTTATTGCTAGGTGGAGAAAGTAGCATAAAAAATATACATAAATTAGCACTTAGCGTGATATTTAAATACGATATAGAAGTTGAAGCTAGAGAATTTCTAGATCAATTTGATAGCAAAACTATAAAAAATTTAAAACTAATATCAAAAAATAATCAATCATCAATAAAAACAAGCTCTCTTGGTAGGATATTTGATGCTTTTGCTTGTATAGTGCTTGGTATAAATAATATAAGTTATGAAGCACAAACTGGAATGGAGCTTGAAAAATTTTATGATGAAAATTTAGATTTTAGCTATGAATTTAAATTAGATGATGGTATTATAAATTTTAAAGATGCTTTCCTGGGTGCTTTAAAAGATGACAAGATAAAAGCTTCAACTGGATTTATAAACGGAGTAGCAAACTTAATGTGTAAAATAGCAATAAAAGAAGATTTGGAGGTTATTTTTTCTGGTGGTGTTTTTCAAAATAGCATACTTTTAAATGCAATTCATAATAAATTCAAACATCATAATATAAAATACTATGAAAATTCAAAATTTTGTTCCAATGATTCAAATATATGCTTAGGACAAATTCAATATCTCTTAATATAAAGGATAACAATGGATGAAATTATAAGATTTAGTGTATCTTTGCCAAAACCTCTATTAAACGAATTAGATAATAGAATAGAAGAAAAAGGGTATGTGTCAAGAAGTGAGTTTATAAGAGATATGATTAGAGAAAAAATGGTTCAAGATAGCTGGAACAATGAAAAAAAATACGTTAATTGGTGTTTTAACACTAATATACGAACATCATCATAGCGATCTTGTTTTAAGAATGTTAGAACTTCAACACGATGCTGATATAGAAATAATTTGCACAACACATATACACCTTAACCATGAAAATTGCCTTGAAACACTAGTACTAAAAGGTAGGGGAAAAAAAATAAAAAAATTTTGTGATAGAATTGGTGGTCTAAAAGGTGTAAAGCTATGTGAACTTACCAAAACAGCAGTAACACATAGCTAATATTAGTCTCTAAATATAAGTCTTTTTATCTTATTTAGCCCCAATTTCATACCGCTATATCTCATTATTTTAGCCATTTGTTTCCAAATAGGTAATTCATAGCATGGGTGTGGACATTTGTGGCATCTTGGTTTTTCTATATGTGGACACCTTTTTAGTCTTTCATAGGCATAATTCGTAATTTGCATACATTCATCACATAAACAAACATCCATATTTAGCATATTATTTTCACCATTAAAATCTACAGAAATACTCCTTTGTGTTTTTTTATCATCTTTATGTTTATCATCACAATAAAGCTGAATAAATTTTGTTACAGTTTGTATTTCACTTTTAAATTTATCTTTTGTCATTTTTCTATATCTTTACTTTTTTATTTAACATAAATATAACAAAAAAAATATATAAATTCATTAAGATAAATCAAGAAAATAACAAAAAAAAATAATTATTTTAATATTTTTTCGTTGCGATTTAAAAATTATAGAATACAATTAGACCTAATTGTATACAAAAGTAAAAAAATCGCTTTAAGAATAGTGTTTTATTGCTTATTGTATTTATTATTTTTTAAGTTTAATTTGTTTGTAATAAATCCTATAAAAGTATAGAAGCTGGCTGAAATATCATAGATATGGTAGTAGAAAAAGACTTGCTTACCGTATGAACCGATTATATAAATATTTTTATAATACAAAACAACAAGCAAAAACAAATCATAGATAAAACAAATAAATATGCTAAATGGCCAAAAAAGCACATTAATAGCATATTTTTTACTGATAAGTATAATTTAGCAAGATGAGTTGTAATAAAGATGAAGTTAGATAAACAAATAAAAGAACTTTAGTTAAGAAATGAAATTCTAAAATGCTAAACGATGACACAATAAAAGCCGAAAGTATAGACTATAAAGATGATTTAAAGAATAAACTTTAAATTCTTAAATTGAATTTTTATAAAAATATATTAGAATATACAAAATTATAAATTAGGAACAAAAAATGCAGCAAGACAATTTAGAATTTTGGAAAAATCAAGCACTTAAATATAAAAATAACATAAAAGCTGTAAATTTTGATTCAAATTCGGAAGAACTTGAGAAATTATTTTTAGAAAAATACATTCCAGACAATAAAATTGTTTGTGATTTTGGTTGTGGAAATGGTTTAAACATCATAAATCTGGCTAAACAAAGACCAAATTCTACATTTTATGGAATAGACGCTGTAAAAGAAATGATAGAAAATGCAAACAGTCAAATACAATCTTTGCAAAATATAAAATTCTTAAATTTATCTGCAACAGATAATTTGTCTGATAAACTTCAAATAAAATTTGATATTATCATAAGTAAAAGATTGTTGATAAATTTAAAAGGTGATTTAAAATATAAAGCTATAAATAATATATATAAATGTTTAAAGCAAGATGGTACATATATTAT
This genomic window contains:
- the dapA gene encoding 4-hydroxy-tetrahydrodipicolinate synthase, which encodes MKQQIIGAMTALITPFKNNKIDEETYEKLILRQIKNGIDAVVPVGTTGESATLTHDEHRVCIEIAVNVCKNTNTKVLAGAGSNATHEAIDIAQFAQKNGADGILSVAPYYNKPMQNGLYEHYKAIASSIDIPVLLYNVPGRTGSDIMPQTALKLFKDCKNIYGIKEATGKIDRCVDLLAHEPDLVVISGEDAINYPILANGGKGVISVTSNLLPDNISDLTHLALEEKFIQAKKINDMLYDINKIMFCESNPIPVKAAMYLAGLTPVLEYRLPLTKPSNENLKNIEKIMKNYNIKGF
- a CDS encoding enoyl-ACP reductase, with protein sequence MYLKDDFQNKTLVISGGTRGIGRSIVLEFAKMGANIAFTYNSNEELAKQQALDLEKEYNIKARAYALNILEPEMYKDLFLKIDEDFDRVDFFISNAIIAGRSVAGGYTKFLKLRPRGINNIFTATVNAFVVGAQEAAKRMQKVGGGSIISLSSTGNLVYIQNYAGHGTAKAAVEAMARYAATELGELNIRVNIVSGGPIDTDALKAFTNYEEVKEVTSKLSPLNRMGQPDDLAGACLFLCSSKASWVTGHTFVIDGGTTFK
- the pgsA gene encoding CDP-diacylglycerol--glycerol-3-phosphate 3-phosphatidyltransferase, giving the protein MSLNLPNSLAFFRILLAPLMFYILINAQSNFSYVHISWINYFAGLIFVIASVTDFFDGYIARAWDQKTKLGAILDPLADKMLILAAFLGLMMIQRANPWAVYIILVREFFITGFRVVVASEGLNVSASIAGKIKTVFQMIAIGWLVMQWSFSDALLWLSVILTLYSGLEYIITYIKAR
- the hypF gene encoding carbamoyltransferase HypF is translated as MIQSYKFEISGLVQGVGFRPFVYSLAIKHNLFGNVYNDDSGVKISIYGDENNINFFEKDLVKKLPPLARIDDIKKYKIDEKFDKFEIIESKQAKKISPILPDFALCKDCEREFFDPTNHRFNYPFINCTNCGPRFSIIQSLPYDRKNTTMSVFKMCKTCESEYTNPLDRRYHAQPISCPDCGPRLMLKDKDKNILSIDEKAIKTACDLINNGKILAIKGLGGFHLVCNAFDENVVNKLREKKHRPHKPFAIMSKNIGSAKQNAHISKDEEELLTSNLKPIVLLKTKNETKIAKSVAPNLNKIGLMLPFSGIHLALFKYLKCDIIATSANMSSQPVIYKEDQLLNSLSDVIDFYLDHDREIFFPSDDSIGFVNNKKTFFIRTSRGLNPNFISTNSNKKGVFLALGAELKNQFAIYNNGTIIISPYIGDLKNVATFDRFLDVLNLFQSTYELKFDEVIADLHPQFLNLKYAKSKQYKITQIQHHYAHLLSVILENNLSLDKKYLGFCFDGTGFGDDGKIWGGEVFEINGKNYNRLYHFDEFLLLGGESSIKNIHKLALSVIFKYDIEVEAREFLDQFDSKTIKNLKLISKNNQSSIKTSSLGRIFDAFACIVLGINNISYEAQTGMELEKFYDENLDFSYEFKLDDGIINFKDAFLGALKDDKIKASTGFINGVANLMCKIAIKEDLEVIFSGGVFQNSILLNAIHNKFKHHNIKYYENSKFCSNDSNICLGQIQYLLI
- a CDS encoding nitrous oxide-stimulated promoter family protein: MTKDKFKSEIQTVTKFIQLYCDDKHKDDKKTQRSISVDFNGENNMLNMDVCLCDECMQITNYAYERLKRCPHIEKPRCHKCPHPCYELPIWKQMAKIMRYSGMKLGLNKIKRLIFRD
- a CDS encoding class I SAM-dependent methyltransferase, which encodes MQQDNLEFWKNQALKYKNNIKAVNFDSNSEELEKLFLEKYIPDNKIVCDFGCGNGLNIINLAKQRPNSTFYGIDAVKEMIENANSQIQSLQNIKFLNLSATDNLSDKLQIKFDIIISKRLLINLKGDLKYKAINNIYKCLKQDGTYIMVEAFIEPLEKINKLRAALNLEPIQVHHFNEYLKNEFLDDIKDKFKIKEICDFNSIYYFISRVLNAANSSPNNPSYDSKLNQIALALSKTENLKIDGLSPEIMYIFKKL